Sequence from the Maribacter aquivivus genome:
AAAAAAAGATTATATCGTTTTCAAATTAGAGAACGGTAAATTAAAAATAACCAATAGGGTAGGTAAAACTAGAGTCAACGTTAAAGACAAGTTCTCATTTTCTGATAATGATATTAAGCTATATCAGAACAAGTTTACATTTACCTCTATAGACGGTATACTATATCAAATAGATGCTAAGGGGAAAGTTTCATCAAGTAATCTAAACCTTGCTAAAGATCACGGTATGGATGCCACTTCTAGAACTTTGGCTATCATGAACGACAATACTTTACAGATTCGCAACAAGAAGGTGGAGCTAGAATTAGGAGTATATTCAAAACCAACTATTTTTTACCTCAACGATAAAATTTACGTTTCAGTTACCGATATTCAAAATCAGAAAATATATCTATTTGACAGTCAGGCTGAATCAATTCCAAATTTTCCAATTTTTGGTAGCTCAGCAATCGACATGGCAGATATAAACGGAAATAAACAACCAGAGTTCGTATTTAAAGACCAAGAAAACAGCATAAAGGTTTATAAAATACGATGATACACCTGAAGGTCAAATTCACAAGCTTTTAAATACCAAATACACATATCATTCAAAATAGTGAAATGATTTTCATATATTTAAGTAGTTATTAATCAGAATATTAACTAAATAAAAAATGAAAATTAAACTAATTAATACATTATTTTTTTTAATCGGAGTCGCATTCGTTACCGCTCAAGACAATTGTAGCACATTCTACCCTATGAACGAAGGTGTTTCAATGGAGTATACCAATTACAATAAAAAAGGAAAAATTGAAGGCGTTAGTAATTACAAAGTTATTGAAGCAAACCACAGTGGTGATACTACTACTGCTACCATGTCTATAAACTTAAAAGACAACAAAGGCAAAGATGTTTATAGTACAAGCTACAATCTAACTTGTAAAGACAACATGGTTACTTTAGATTACGAATCTTTATTACCTACCGAAATGATGGAGCAATATGGCGATATGGACATTGAAATATCTGGCAATGACATTGAGATACCCAATTCCCTCAGCGTAGGCCAAAATCTCAAAGATGCTAATGTTGCCATGAAAATTAGCATGAGCGGTATTAACATGAATATGACCGTTGATATGACAAACAGAAAAGTAGAGAAAAAAGAAAGTGTCACTACCTCTGCTGGCACATACGATTGCTTTGTTTTATATAGTGAGAATCGTTCTAAAATGATGATGGTTGACCAAGTGTACCCGTCTAGAGTTTGGCTCGCAGAAGGGGTTGGCATGGTAAAGCAAGAAACTTATAAGAAAAACGGCGAAGTTATGAGTAGCACCTTGCTAACGGCACATAGCAAATAATAACTAAATCAAATACCAACTTTGAACCGAGGCTTATACCTCGGTTTTTTCATTTATTTTGGCTTCAAAAAGCACTTGAAAATGTTTGAGGAGTTTTTGTTTTACCTCATCTAAATCAATCTCTTTTTTCCCTAATTCTACATTTAAAGAAGTCACTGCTTTACCCTTAATTCCGCATGGAATCATCATATCAAAATATCCTAAATCGGCATTTACATTTAATGCAAAGCCATGCATAGTTACCCATCTACTGGCTCTTACGCCCATTGCGCATATTTTGCGTGCAAACGGAGTACCAACATCTAACCACACTCCGGTTTCTCCTGGTGATCGTTCAGATTTTATTCCATATTCAGCCAAGGTCAAGATGACCATTTCTTCTAAAAAACGAAGGTATTTATGAATATCTGTAAAAAAATTATCTAAGTCTAATATAGGGTAACCCACTATTTGACCGGGACCATGGTAGGTGATATCTCCTCCCCTATTTATTTTATAAAAAGTAGCTCCTTTAGCTGCCAAGACTTTTTCATCTACTAACAGATTAGAAATGTCTCCACTTTTACCAAGTGTATACACATGTGGGTGTTCAACGAACAGAAAATGATTAGGAGTCACTAAACTCAACTCTTCTCTTCTATTTCTAATCTTAAGGTCTAGGGTATCTTTAAATAACTGCTCTTGGTAATCCCAAGTCTCTTTATAATCCTTCAGACCTAAATCTTGTATGTGCACCTTCTTATTCATCTTACAAAGATATGAAAAGGAATATCCTATTTTTCTAACTC
This genomic interval carries:
- a CDS encoding TapB family protein, producing the protein MKIKLINTLFFLIGVAFVTAQDNCSTFYPMNEGVSMEYTNYNKKGKIEGVSNYKVIEANHSGDTTTATMSINLKDNKGKDVYSTSYNLTCKDNMVTLDYESLLPTEMMEQYGDMDIEISGNDIEIPNSLSVGQNLKDANVAMKISMSGINMNMTVDMTNRKVEKKESVTTSAGTYDCFVLYSENRSKMMMVDQVYPSRVWLAEGVGMVKQETYKKNGEVMSSTLLTAHSK
- the lipB gene encoding lipoyl(octanoyl) transferase LipB, giving the protein MNKKVHIQDLGLKDYKETWDYQEQLFKDTLDLKIRNRREELSLVTPNHFLFVEHPHVYTLGKSGDISNLLVDEKVLAAKGATFYKINRGGDITYHGPGQIVGYPILDLDNFFTDIHKYLRFLEEMVILTLAEYGIKSERSPGETGVWLDVGTPFARKICAMGVRASRWVTMHGFALNVNADLGYFDMMIPCGIKGKAVTSLNVELGKKEIDLDEVKQKLLKHFQVLFEAKINEKTEV